In Hydrogenovibrio thermophilus, the following are encoded in one genomic region:
- a CDS encoding cation acetate symporter produces the protein MKMGIHKLLALLVLVVMPVSVYAAGIDVSAPVEKETNWSAISMFIVFVGATLYITYWAAQRTKSAKDFYAAGGGITGLQNGLAIAGDYMSAASFLGITGMVYLKGYDGLIFAIGFLVGWPIILFLMSERLRNLGKFTFADVAAYRFQQTPIRVLAAFGGIAVVILYLIAQMVGAGKLIELLFGLDFNYAVVMVGVLIIAYVSFGGMLATTWVQIIKAVLLLSGATFIAVAVMYNMGFSFETLFKTAVENRDGNMDILFSGGFVSDPINAISLGIALMFGTAGLPHILMRFFTVPDAKEARKSVFYATGFIGYFYILAFIIGFGAIAMVVASEYMDGSKLIGGNNMAAIHLSHVIGGDFFLGFISAVAFATILAVVSGLTLAGASAISHDIYANVINKNATEEQETKVAKGATFVIGALAIIFGIGFKDQNIAFVVALAFTIAASANFPVLIMSMFWSKMTTRGAVIGGWLGLISAVVMVILGPVVWTQILGMGEAIVPYKFPALFTVIIAFVSIWFFSITDKSVRAKEDLDGFEAQFVRSQTGIGAEGASNH, from the coding sequence TTCATAAGTTATTGGCCTTGTTGGTTTTGGTCGTCATGCCGGTATCGGTATATGCGGCTGGGATTGATGTATCGGCTCCGGTTGAGAAAGAGACCAATTGGTCCGCTATTTCAATGTTTATCGTCTTTGTTGGCGCAACGCTTTACATCACTTACTGGGCGGCGCAGCGTACCAAGTCCGCAAAAGACTTCTATGCGGCCGGCGGTGGTATCACCGGGTTGCAGAACGGTCTGGCGATTGCGGGTGACTACATGTCCGCAGCGTCTTTCCTGGGTATTACCGGGATGGTGTACTTGAAAGGGTATGACGGTTTGATCTTTGCCATCGGGTTTCTGGTGGGGTGGCCGATTATCCTGTTCTTGATGTCTGAGCGCTTGAGAAACTTGGGTAAATTCACGTTTGCCGATGTCGCGGCTTACCGTTTCCAACAAACACCGATTCGTGTGTTGGCGGCTTTTGGCGGGATTGCGGTTGTTATCCTGTATTTGATCGCGCAAATGGTCGGTGCCGGTAAGCTGATCGAGTTGTTGTTCGGTTTGGACTTCAACTACGCGGTTGTGATGGTCGGTGTCTTGATCATCGCCTACGTATCCTTTGGCGGGATGTTGGCGACGACCTGGGTACAAATCATCAAAGCCGTTTTGTTGCTGTCCGGTGCGACCTTTATCGCTGTAGCGGTTATGTACAACATGGGCTTCAGTTTCGAAACCTTGTTTAAAACCGCTGTTGAAAACCGTGATGGCAATATGGACATCTTGTTCTCCGGTGGTTTCGTTTCCGATCCAATCAATGCGATTTCCCTGGGGATTGCCCTGATGTTCGGTACCGCTGGTTTGCCACACATCCTGATGCGTTTCTTCACGGTTCCGGATGCGAAAGAAGCTCGTAAGTCGGTATTCTATGCGACCGGCTTTATCGGGTATTTCTACATTCTCGCGTTCATCATCGGTTTCGGTGCGATTGCGATGGTGGTGGCGTCTGAATACATGGACGGTTCCAAGCTGATTGGCGGTAACAACATGGCGGCGATTCACTTGTCGCATGTGATCGGTGGTGACTTCTTCCTGGGCTTCATCTCAGCGGTAGCTTTCGCGACCATTTTGGCGGTGGTGTCCGGGTTGACCTTGGCCGGTGCGTCTGCGATTTCGCATGATATCTACGCGAATGTGATCAACAAGAATGCGACCGAAGAACAGGAAACCAAAGTGGCGAAAGGTGCAACTTTTGTGATTGGTGCTTTGGCGATTATTTTCGGTATCGGCTTTAAAGACCAAAACATCGCCTTCGTGGTGGCATTGGCCTTTACAATCGCCGCTTCCGCGAACTTCCCTGTGTTGATTATGTCCATGTTCTGGAGCAAGATGACAACCCGTGGTGCCGTTATCGGTGGCTGGTTGGGTCTGATCTCCGCCGTGGTCATGGTTATTCTTGGTCCGGTCGTGTGGACTCAGATTCTGGGAATGGGCGAAGCCATCGTGCCGTATAAGTTCCCGGCTCTGTTCACCGTGATCATTGCCTTTGTTTCCATCTGGTTCTTCTCCATTACCGATAAGTCGGTACGTGCGAAAGAAGACTTGGATGGCTTTGAAGCACAGTTCGTTCGATCTCAAACCGGGATCGGTGCCGAAGGTGCCTCGAACCACTAA
- a CDS encoding putative nucleotidyltransferase substrate binding domain-containing protein: protein MSVQQQLNFLKQVEPFSALNESTLLSLAEALDVVYFPLGERLELSSGEAANENAFLYFVIKGHVAEFDENQRQVAVYGSHTYFGESFLLKRAAYRRYDVIEEAIVYRLPQEAFLEVMQQPEIEGFFIDDITAKLNRMHAQIQAESSSESLMGVVEDAPRQALIEVSETETIQACVRQMQALKTDACVVVFQDEAERGIVTSIDLLNGLALNEYAVTDAVGPLATRPVMTVHQFDYLFNALLKMTKYRINRLVVRSDDAMLGILHQKDLMGMFANQSGLVVLSIQQAESFDELKGVADRIDHLVVNLNNRGVKTHYIAKLVNELHRKMLERVFEFLSPSEALQKGCLLVMGSEGRAEQVIRTDQDNAFILPDTVEISPGLATFMQTFSARLIELGFPPCPGRIMVSNPVWTRPLSDFKQQLRDWMTAPSGDAFMNLSIFFDAEAVLGDEQLLLDAKRTMMSWLDSNRHFLPHFAKSVLQFETPIGFFGKLVTDKDAKDPKIDLKKGGIFPIVHGVRCLALEHGILKTNTHWRIKALMDMGVLTEHFGIELGETLNFLNTLRLESMVEQMQLEQAPDNLIRVSGLTQLQQDLLKDAFNVVNQFKKLIEQHYKLHAVM from the coding sequence ATGTCCGTTCAACAACAATTGAACTTTCTCAAACAAGTCGAACCGTTTTCGGCACTGAATGAATCGACGCTACTGTCGTTGGCTGAAGCCTTGGATGTGGTGTATTTTCCTTTGGGTGAACGTCTGGAATTGTCTTCCGGCGAAGCTGCAAACGAAAATGCATTTCTGTATTTTGTGATTAAAGGCCATGTGGCCGAGTTCGATGAAAATCAGCGCCAAGTGGCCGTTTACGGCAGTCACACGTATTTTGGCGAAAGCTTTCTATTAAAACGTGCGGCTTATCGCCGTTACGATGTGATTGAAGAAGCGATTGTCTATCGCTTGCCGCAGGAAGCCTTTCTGGAAGTGATGCAACAACCGGAAATCGAGGGCTTTTTCATTGATGACATCACCGCTAAACTCAACCGAATGCATGCCCAGATTCAAGCGGAGTCGTCCAGTGAGTCGCTGATGGGGGTGGTTGAAGACGCTCCGCGCCAAGCGTTGATCGAGGTGAGTGAAACGGAAACCATTCAGGCCTGTGTTCGGCAGATGCAGGCGTTGAAAACCGATGCGTGTGTGGTGGTGTTTCAGGACGAGGCTGAAAGAGGCATTGTCACGTCAATCGATTTGCTCAATGGGTTGGCGTTGAACGAGTACGCGGTGACGGATGCGGTCGGTCCCTTGGCGACGCGGCCGGTGATGACCGTGCATCAATTCGATTATTTGTTCAATGCGTTGTTGAAAATGACCAAGTATCGCATCAACCGTTTGGTGGTGCGCTCGGATGACGCCATGTTGGGTATTTTGCATCAGAAAGACTTGATGGGCATGTTTGCCAACCAGTCAGGCCTGGTGGTTTTGAGTATTCAGCAAGCCGAATCGTTTGACGAACTGAAGGGCGTGGCGGACCGCATTGATCACTTGGTGGTGAATTTGAATAATCGCGGGGTCAAGACGCATTACATCGCCAAATTGGTCAATGAATTGCACCGAAAGATGCTGGAGCGGGTTTTTGAGTTCTTATCGCCATCGGAAGCTTTGCAAAAAGGGTGTTTGCTGGTGATGGGCAGTGAGGGCCGTGCCGAGCAGGTGATTCGTACCGACCAGGATAATGCGTTCATTTTGCCGGATACGGTTGAAATATCGCCAGGCCTGGCGACATTCATGCAAACGTTCAGTGCCCGTTTGATCGAGTTGGGTTTTCCGCCTTGCCCGGGGAGAATCATGGTGTCGAACCCGGTTTGGACTCGGCCGTTATCGGATTTCAAACAGCAACTGCGTGATTGGATGACCGCGCCTTCCGGCGATGCGTTTATGAACCTGTCGATTTTCTTTGATGCCGAGGCGGTGTTGGGCGATGAACAGTTGTTGCTCGACGCCAAGCGAACCATGATGAGCTGGTTGGATTCGAACCGTCACTTTTTACCGCACTTCGCCAAATCCGTGTTGCAGTTCGAGACGCCCATCGGCTTTTTCGGAAAGTTGGTGACCGACAAAGACGCCAAAGACCCGAAAATCGATTTGAAAAAGGGCGGGATTTTCCCCATCGTTCATGGTGTGCGTTGTCTGGCGTTGGAACACGGTATTTTGAAAACCAATACCCATTGGCGTATTAAAGCCTTGATGGACATGGGGGTGCTGACCGAGCATTTTGGTATTGAACTGGGGGAAACGTTGAACTTTCTGAACACCTTGCGCTTGGAGTCGATGGTTGAGCAAATGCAGCTGGAGCAGGCACCGGACAACTTAATTCGGGTGTCGGGGCTGACGCAGTTGCAGCAAGACCTGCTCAAAGACGCGTTCAATGTGGTCAATCAGTTCAAAAAGCTGATTGAGCAGCATTATAAACTTCATGCGGTGATGTGA
- a CDS encoding 3'-5' exonuclease → MWRSLRRRWHRRQLKDERFAFLFDAVPPENEWVCFDCETTGLDPKKDKIVSLSAMKIRGQEILTSEALNLTLAQDAAISEQSIKVHWIRNEDTVHGLSEREAIEQFLHFIGSRPLVGYYLEFDVAMVNQVLKPWLGIGLPNPQIEVSALYYDYKEDPIPKKVIDLSFDAILTGLALPNFGQHDAFSDALMTALIFIKLKKLG, encoded by the coding sequence GTGTGGCGTTCGTTACGACGTCGTTGGCATCGTCGCCAGTTGAAGGACGAGCGATTTGCGTTTTTGTTTGATGCCGTGCCGCCGGAAAATGAATGGGTGTGTTTCGACTGCGAAACCACCGGGTTGGATCCGAAAAAAGACAAAATCGTTTCCCTGAGTGCGATGAAGATTCGTGGGCAGGAAATCTTGACCAGCGAAGCCTTGAACTTGACGTTGGCACAGGATGCAGCGATTTCCGAACAAAGCATCAAGGTGCATTGGATTCGCAACGAAGATACGGTGCATGGCTTGAGCGAGCGGGAAGCCATTGAACAGTTTCTGCATTTTATCGGCTCCCGTCCGCTGGTGGGGTATTATCTGGAATTCGATGTGGCGATGGTCAATCAGGTGCTCAAGCCTTGGCTGGGAATTGGTTTGCCGAACCCGCAAATCGAAGTGTCGGCCTTGTATTACGATTATAAAGAAGACCCGATTCCGAAAAAGGTCATCGATTTATCGTTTGATGCCATTTTAACGGGGTTGGCTCTGCCGAATTTCGGTCAACATGATGCCTTTAGCGATGCATTGATGACAGCATTGATTTTCATCAAACTGAAAAAATTAGGGTAG
- the rimP gene encoding ribosome maturation factor RimP: MILEEKIENLLKPTIESMGFQMWGCEYLPAGKHSTLRVYIDKDPEGVTVDDCGDVSRQVSAIMDVEDPISNAYMLEVSSPGMDRPLFRPEQYRAYEGQEIQLRTAVAIMGRKRFKGIMTQVNEDGIVVEVDGEAYDIPFGQIDKANVVPQF, encoded by the coding sequence GTGATTCTGGAAGAAAAGATTGAAAATTTGCTGAAGCCGACCATTGAAAGCATGGGCTTTCAAATGTGGGGCTGCGAATATTTGCCGGCGGGTAAACACTCGACCTTGCGTGTCTATATTGATAAGGACCCGGAAGGCGTTACCGTCGATGATTGCGGAGACGTGAGTCGGCAAGTGAGCGCCATCATGGATGTCGAAGACCCGATTTCCAATGCCTATATGCTGGAAGTGTCTTCACCGGGGATGGATCGTCCCCTGTTCCGTCCGGAACAATATCGTGCCTACGAAGGGCAGGAAATCCAGTTGCGGACGGCGGTGGCGATCATGGGCCGTAAGCGTTTTAAAGGCATTATGACGCAAGTGAACGAGGATGGCATCGTCGTTGAAGTGGACGGTGAGGCGTATGATATTCCCTTTGGCCAAATTGATAAGGCCAATGTGGTGCCGCAGTTTTAA
- the nusA gene encoding transcription termination factor NusA, producing the protein MSKEVLAVVEIMSNEKGVDKDIIFEAIEAALATATRKSHNDEIDARVSIDRHTGDYETFRRWEVIEDDVEIEDNVGWYMRHMDAVEIEPHIEPGQYIEEPIESIEFGRIGAQTAKQVIIQKVREAERKKVVEEYAKRVGEIMTGQVKRIDRGDVILDLGDNVDAVIPRSELINREVFKMGDRVRAYVQDVSFRPRGPQIFMSRACKEMLIELFKIEVPEIGDDLIDIMSAARDVGLRAKVAVRANDPRLDPIGACVGMRGGRVQAVTNELNGERIDIVLWDSNDAQYVINAMAPAEVTSIMVDEDKHTMDLAVDDEQLSQAIGKNGQNIRLATELTGWELNVMSESDMASKHETESQGQMALFVNSLDVDEDLAEVLVAEGFTTLEEVAYVPTAEMLEIDGFDDDIVSVLKERAKDALLTQAIANEEKTAMAEPAQDLLDLEGMTEELAKSLAAQGIVTQEDLAELGTDELLEMVEMDEQAASELIMKARAPWFE; encoded by the coding sequence ATGAGTAAGGAAGTTTTAGCCGTTGTTGAAATCATGTCCAACGAAAAAGGCGTGGATAAGGATATTATTTTCGAAGCCATTGAGGCTGCGCTGGCGACCGCGACTCGCAAAAGCCACAATGACGAAATTGATGCCCGCGTTTCTATTGACCGTCACACAGGGGACTACGAAACGTTCCGTCGCTGGGAAGTGATCGAAGACGATGTCGAAATTGAAGACAATGTCGGTTGGTACATGCGTCACATGGATGCTGTTGAAATCGAACCGCACATTGAACCGGGACAATATATTGAAGAACCGATCGAGTCGATTGAATTCGGCCGTATCGGCGCTCAAACCGCTAAGCAGGTCATTATCCAGAAAGTACGCGAAGCCGAGCGCAAAAAAGTGGTGGAAGAATACGCCAAACGCGTCGGTGAGATTATGACCGGTCAGGTGAAGCGTATCGACCGTGGCGATGTGATTTTGGATTTGGGCGACAATGTCGATGCGGTTATCCCGCGTTCCGAGTTGATTAACCGTGAAGTATTCAAAATGGGTGATCGCGTTCGTGCCTATGTGCAAGACGTTTCGTTCCGTCCTCGCGGGCCGCAAATTTTCATGTCGCGAGCCTGTAAGGAAATGCTGATTGAATTGTTCAAAATCGAAGTGCCGGAAATCGGTGACGATTTGATTGACATCATGAGCGCGGCGCGTGATGTCGGATTACGTGCCAAGGTAGCGGTTCGTGCCAACGACCCTCGATTGGACCCAATCGGTGCTTGTGTCGGTATGCGTGGTGGCCGTGTGCAAGCGGTGACCAATGAATTGAACGGTGAGCGTATCGACATCGTGCTTTGGGATTCCAATGATGCCCAGTACGTGATCAACGCCATGGCGCCGGCCGAAGTCACCTCCATTATGGTCGATGAAGATAAGCACACCATGGACTTGGCGGTGGACGACGAACAACTATCGCAAGCCATCGGTAAAAACGGTCAGAATATCCGCCTGGCGACCGAATTGACCGGTTGGGAATTGAATGTCATGTCCGAAAGCGACATGGCTTCAAAACACGAAACCGAATCGCAAGGCCAGATGGCTTTGTTTGTGAACAGCCTGGACGTGGACGAAGACTTGGCGGAAGTCTTGGTGGCCGAAGGCTTTACGACGCTTGAAGAAGTGGCCTATGTGCCGACTGCGGAAATGCTGGAAATCGACGGCTTTGACGACGATATCGTTTCCGTATTGAAAGAAAGAGCCAAGGATGCGCTTTTGACTCAAGCAATTGCGAATGAAGAAAAGACAGCTATGGCTGAACCTGCACAAGACCTGTTGGATTTGGAAGGAATGACGGAAGAGCTGGCGAAATCGCTTGCCGCTCAAGGTATCGTCACTCAGGAAGATCTGGCGGAACTCGGAACGGACGAGTTGTTGGAAATGGTCGAAATGGACGAGCAGGCCGCGAGTGAGTTGATTATGAAAGCACGCGCACCATGGTTCGAATAA
- the infB gene encoding translation initiation factor IF-2: protein MSEVSIKQFAETLKLSVDKLMSQLENAGVSGKKEADFLSDDEKMTLLNYLKGLHGEKVDTPKKVTLKRKQVQKLNLSSGSGKRTVNVEVRKKRTYVKKPETAEEQEPEVIEETVETPVPDEVVTAETPETTVAETTSEETAQPEEALSTEEIIEAVSPEPVGEAKDKKGKHDKKGKTTKAKVDEKDEPKHKGKPKPKEKLSKKTLAMSGEQSFGRRRHKGGHKKTSPSSNEHGFQKPVEKQVREVQLGETIKVADLADKMAVKATEVIKTMMGFGSMVTINQVLDQETAQLVVEEMGHKPVLVNENQIEDDVVNQEYTGETVTRSPVVTIMGHVDHGKTSLLDYIRKAKVAHGESGGITQHIGAYHVETGHGGVTFIDTPGHEAFTAMRARGAKVTDVVVIVVAADDGVMPQTKEAIQHAKAANLGMVVAINKMDKEGANPDRVMQELVNEEVVPEEWGGDVQFIRVSAKSGEGIDDLLDAILLQSEILELEAPLEGPAKGVVVESRLDKGRGPVATVLVQAGTLSKGDIALCGMEYGRVRALMNENGEQVKSAGPSIPVEILGLSGVPVAGDDMITVESERKAREVAMFRQSKHKEMKIARQQKAKLDNMFNKMEEGEVQNVNIILKADVQGSIEAIVDALVKLSNDEVKVSVISSGVGGITETDANLALASDALIFGFNVRADAKAKRLIDNEGIFLKYYSVIYEIVDEVKRAIEGKLEPDFKEEIIGVADVRDVFKAPKIGLIAGCMVTEGIVKRNNPIRVLRDNVVIYQGALESLRRFKDDVQEVRQGMECGIGVKDYNDVKVGDQIEVYERVAVKRTLS from the coding sequence ATGTCTGAAGTATCCATAAAACAGTTTGCTGAAACACTGAAATTATCAGTCGATAAGCTGATGTCTCAGCTTGAAAACGCTGGGGTGTCCGGTAAAAAAGAAGCGGATTTTCTGTCTGATGACGAAAAAATGACCCTTCTGAATTATTTGAAAGGTCTGCACGGCGAGAAAGTCGACACACCGAAAAAGGTGACTTTGAAGCGTAAACAGGTTCAGAAGCTGAACCTGTCCTCCGGTTCCGGTAAGCGTACCGTGAATGTGGAAGTTCGTAAGAAGCGTACCTATGTGAAGAAGCCGGAAACCGCTGAAGAGCAAGAACCGGAAGTCATCGAGGAAACGGTGGAAACACCGGTACCGGACGAAGTGGTAACGGCCGAAACGCCGGAAACCACTGTGGCTGAGACGACGTCGGAAGAAACCGCTCAACCGGAAGAAGCCTTATCGACGGAAGAAATCATCGAAGCCGTCTCGCCGGAACCGGTTGGGGAGGCCAAAGATAAGAAAGGTAAGCACGACAAAAAAGGTAAGACCACTAAAGCCAAGGTCGACGAAAAAGACGAACCGAAGCACAAAGGTAAACCTAAGCCGAAAGAAAAACTGTCCAAGAAAACCTTGGCGATGTCGGGTGAACAGTCTTTCGGCCGTCGTCGCCATAAAGGCGGACACAAGAAGACCTCGCCGTCCTCGAACGAACACGGTTTCCAAAAGCCGGTTGAAAAACAGGTTCGTGAAGTGCAGTTGGGCGAAACCATTAAGGTAGCCGATTTGGCCGACAAGATGGCGGTCAAAGCCACGGAAGTCATCAAAACCATGATGGGCTTCGGGAGCATGGTCACCATCAACCAAGTGTTGGATCAGGAAACGGCCCAGCTGGTGGTTGAGGAAATGGGGCATAAGCCGGTGTTAGTCAACGAAAACCAAATCGAAGACGATGTGGTGAATCAGGAATACACGGGCGAAACCGTTACGCGCTCGCCAGTGGTCACCATTATGGGCCACGTTGACCATGGTAAGACGTCGTTGCTGGACTACATTCGTAAAGCGAAGGTCGCACATGGCGAATCCGGCGGGATTACCCAGCACATCGGTGCTTATCACGTTGAAACCGGGCACGGTGGCGTCACCTTTATCGATACCCCGGGGCACGAAGCCTTTACGGCGATGCGTGCGCGTGGTGCCAAGGTCACCGACGTGGTGGTCATTGTGGTCGCTGCCGATGACGGTGTGATGCCACAGACTAAAGAAGCCATCCAGCACGCCAAAGCGGCGAATTTGGGCATGGTGGTCGCCATCAACAAGATGGATAAGGAAGGCGCCAACCCGGATCGTGTTATGCAGGAGCTGGTCAATGAAGAGGTCGTCCCGGAAGAATGGGGCGGTGATGTCCAGTTCATCCGTGTCTCCGCGAAAAGCGGAGAAGGCATCGATGACTTGCTGGACGCCATCCTGTTGCAATCGGAAATCCTGGAGCTGGAAGCGCCGTTGGAAGGCCCTGCGAAGGGCGTCGTGGTCGAATCTCGCTTGGATAAAGGGCGTGGGCCGGTAGCGACGGTATTGGTTCAAGCCGGTACCTTGTCAAAAGGCGACATCGCGTTGTGCGGTATGGAATATGGCCGAGTGCGTGCCCTGATGAACGAAAACGGCGAGCAGGTGAAAAGTGCCGGTCCGTCGATTCCGGTCGAAATTCTGGGGCTGTCCGGTGTGCCGGTGGCGGGCGACGATATGATCACGGTCGAAAGTGAACGCAAAGCCCGTGAAGTGGCGATGTTCCGTCAAAGCAAGCACAAGGAAATGAAAATCGCCCGTCAGCAGAAAGCCAAGTTGGACAATATGTTCAATAAGATGGAAGAGGGCGAAGTTCAAAACGTCAACATCATCTTGAAAGCGGATGTGCAAGGTTCCATCGAAGCGATTGTGGACGCATTGGTCAAATTGTCCAACGACGAAGTCAAAGTATCGGTTATCTCCTCCGGTGTGGGCGGGATTACCGAAACCGACGCCAACTTGGCCTTGGCCTCCGATGCGTTGATTTTCGGTTTTAACGTGCGTGCCGATGCGAAAGCCAAGCGTTTGATTGACAACGAAGGTATTTTCCTGAAGTATTACAGTGTCATCTATGAAATCGTCGATGAAGTGAAACGTGCCATCGAAGGGAAGCTGGAGCCGGACTTCAAGGAAGAGATCATTGGTGTGGCCGATGTGCGTGATGTCTTTAAAGCACCGAAAATCGGCTTGATTGCCGGTTGTATGGTCACCGAAGGCATCGTCAAGCGTAACAACCCGATTCGCGTGTTGCGTGATAACGTGGTGATTTACCAAGGCGCTTTGGAATCCCTGCGTCGCTTCAAGGACGATGTTCAGGAAGTCCGTCAAGGCATGGAATGCGGTATCGGTGTGAAAGACTACAATGACGTGAAAGTCGGCGACCAGATCGAGGTCTACGAACGCGTTGCGGTCAAGCGTACCTTAAGTTAA
- the rbfA gene encoding 30S ribosome-binding factor RbfA, whose protein sequence is MNDEVSRPTRVALEIRKTLSEILHRDTKDPRLEKVNITECKISKDLSIATVYFTIIGANEDDPAAQDAIKALEKAKGFFRSEIGKRMKLRITPEIRFFYDTVAENASHIEELIFKALHQNKK, encoded by the coding sequence ATGAACGACGAAGTCAGCAGACCGACCCGGGTGGCGTTGGAAATTCGCAAGACGTTGAGTGAAATTCTGCACCGTGATACCAAAGACCCGCGTTTGGAAAAGGTCAATATCACCGAGTGTAAGATTTCCAAGGATTTAAGCATCGCGACGGTGTACTTTACGATTATCGGAGCCAATGAAGACGATCCGGCAGCTCAGGATGCCATCAAGGCATTGGAAAAAGCCAAAGGATTCTTCCGTTCCGAAATCGGTAAACGCATGAAACTGCGCATTACGCCGGAAATCCGTTTCTTCTATGACACGGTGGCGGAAAACGCCAGTCACATTGAAGAACTGATTTTCAAAGCCTTGCACCAGAACAAAAAGTAA
- the truB gene encoding tRNA pseudouridine(55) synthase TruB produces the protein MAKKQWQAVDGIVLLNKPEGVTSNGILQQVRRLYNAKKAGHTGALDPFATGLLPVCFGEATKISGLLLDSDKRYIATLSLGVETDSGDKDGNPLQTVDVPPLSAESIQTVLKGFEGDIMQVPPMYSALKHQGIPLYEYARKGVEVERVARPITIHELTLIDFHPTEITFEVFCSKGTYVRTLGEEIAKALGTLGHLTALHRTQTGSLCGDDMATLETIEQDLAAHLQPLDLPLQHLQAMYLNEADTRTIQHGGKLAVAKPETELVRFYDPQQRFIGVGEWQTEKNLLKPKRLFNLAD, from the coding sequence ATGGCAAAAAAACAATGGCAAGCCGTTGATGGCATCGTCTTGCTCAATAAACCGGAGGGCGTCACCTCCAACGGTATTTTGCAGCAGGTACGACGACTGTACAACGCCAAAAAAGCCGGCCATACCGGCGCTTTGGATCCGTTTGCAACGGGCCTATTGCCGGTGTGTTTTGGTGAGGCGACTAAAATTTCCGGTTTGTTGTTGGATTCCGATAAACGTTACATCGCCACGCTCAGCCTCGGCGTCGAAACTGATTCCGGAGACAAGGACGGTAATCCGTTGCAAACCGTGGACGTACCGCCTCTGTCCGCCGAAAGCATTCAAACCGTTTTAAAAGGGTTTGAAGGCGACATCATGCAGGTGCCGCCGATGTATTCAGCGTTGAAGCATCAAGGCATTCCGCTGTATGAATACGCCCGTAAAGGTGTGGAAGTTGAACGGGTGGCCCGGCCGATCACCATTCACGAATTGACGCTCATTGATTTTCATCCCACCGAAATCACTTTCGAAGTTTTCTGTTCCAAAGGTACTTATGTTCGTACACTGGGCGAAGAAATCGCCAAGGCGCTGGGAACACTCGGGCATTTGACGGCTTTGCATCGCACTCAAACCGGCAGCCTGTGCGGTGACGATATGGCGACACTGGAAACCATCGAACAGGATTTGGCCGCCCATCTGCAACCGTTGGATTTGCCATTACAGCACTTGCAAGCCATGTATTTGAACGAAGCTGATACGCGGACGATTCAGCACGGTGGTAAATTGGCGGTGGCGAAACCGGAGACGGAGTTGGTGCGTTTCTATGATCCGCAGCAGCGTTTCATCGGCGTGGGTGAATGGCAAACGGAAAAAAATCTGCTCAAGCCGAAACGTCTGTTTAATTTGGCGGACTGA
- a CDS encoding methyltransferase domain-containing protein: MPASFDETLPIVDLRPADSYASAHFRGATHLPWPDLKERLSELPPRPAALQLMGEAADLAEASAFLSEKGYDIVKALDETACLSELEKSPGLAVSGLASKRLWQPNPLLVWLVESSECFASTSHSTSTQRLWDIGCGGGRDAVYMGQQGLEVTAIDQQEAVLSRARRFAERQGVTVDWKRCSLDETGCLPNEPVDMVVMMRYLNRDLFPRLRQAIRPGGLVVMQTFVEGVEAFGSPKNPNFILKRGELAKTFSDFTIIVDKIDTLKDGRPVSSFIAQKKT, encoded by the coding sequence ATGCCTGCGTCGTTTGACGAAACGCTTCCAATAGTCGATTTGCGGCCGGCCGACAGCTATGCATCCGCTCACTTCCGTGGTGCGACGCATTTACCCTGGCCGGATTTGAAAGAGCGTTTGTCGGAACTGCCACCGCGCCCGGCGGCCTTGCAGTTGATGGGCGAGGCCGCTGACCTGGCGGAAGCCAGCGCTTTTCTGAGCGAAAAAGGTTATGACATTGTCAAAGCCTTGGATGAAACCGCTTGTTTAAGCGAATTGGAAAAATCACCAGGCCTGGCGGTTTCCGGGCTGGCCTCCAAACGGCTGTGGCAGCCGAACCCTTTATTGGTCTGGTTGGTGGAATCGTCAGAATGCTTCGCTTCGACGTCTCATTCAACTTCGACGCAACGCCTTTGGGACATCGGTTGCGGCGGCGGCCGCGATGCGGTTTATATGGGGCAACAGGGGCTTGAGGTGACGGCCATCGACCAACAGGAAGCGGTTTTGTCCCGTGCCCGGCGATTTGCCGAACGGCAGGGCGTGACCGTAGATTGGAAACGCTGTTCGTTGGACGAAACCGGTTGTTTGCCGAATGAACCGGTGGATATGGTGGTGATGATGCGTTACTTGAATCGCGACCTGTTTCCGAGGTTGCGCCAAGCGATTCGTCCCGGTGGCCTGGTGGTGATGCAAACCTTTGTCGAGGGCGTGGAAGCGTTTGGTTCACCGAAAAACCCGAACTTTATTTTAAAACGCGGCGAGTTGGCAAAAACCTTTTCCGACTTCACGATAATTGTTGATAAAATAGACACATTGAAAGACGGGCGTCCGGTTTCGTCTTTTATCGCACAAAAGAAAACTTAA